Part of the Candidatus Binataceae bacterium genome is shown below.
CCCCTGGGCTACACCCACGAGATAGACCACCACGATCGCAAGTATGAAGCCACCTTTGAAACTGGAAAAGGCCTGCTCCATTATTTCCACCGAACCCCGATAGTACACCTTGATGTTTTTGGGCAGCTTCAGACCTCCAACTACTTCTTGAACCGCCTGCAGCGTGCCGCCCAGATCGCTACTCTTGGGCGATACCAGGACATCCACCACCCGCTGGATATTAAAGTGATCAGCCTCCGAGGGATAGGTGGCCTCGCTGAGGGTCGCAACATCGCGCAGTAGCACCGACTGTTCGTGTCCATAGCCAGCCGATGGTCCACCGGCATGCGGTTGGAACGAACTGAAATACACCGAAGAAGGATCCACTCGGCGCCCCACCGGAATGTTTCTGAGCGCCTCCATCGATTCGATGTCCTTTTCAAAATACTGAACGCTGAGATAATAATCGTCGCCCGAGATCGGGTCGATCCAGATAGAGGGTTTAATCATTTCGTTATTGTCGATGGCGGTGATCAGATTGGTTACCACCTGCCGCTCGGTTACTCCCAGTCGTGCCGCACGAGCCCGGTTGACGTTAACCATCAAGGTAGGATACTCGGAGATTTCTTTGATCTCCGACTGTTCCACTTGCGGCAATTTAAGCAACCTGCTGCGCACCTGATTGGCAAACTTGAATATCGCGGGGAACGGCTCGGTCATCGGGGCGCTGAGCTGTACGTCGATTGGCGCCGGCGCGCCGAAATTCAGCACGGCGTCGATAATGCTTCCCGAAACGAAAAAGGTTCCGACCTCGGGCATCTCCTGAGCCAATCTTACTCTGAGCTTTTGTTCGTAATACGCGGTCGGCAGCTTGTGTCCCTCGTTAAGCGCGACCATGATTTCGCCGGTATCCTCCCCCGAGTTCGTGGTGTAAATCGCTGAGACGTTTGGTACCACCCCCAAATTGGCAACCACGGTTTTCAGGTCGCTGGGCGGAATCACCTCGTGGATTATGCGGTTGATCCGCTTGGCCGCGGTCTCGGTCAACTCTAGGCGAGTGCCCACCGGGGTGCGAATATCGATCACAAACTTGCCCGCGTCGGTGCGTGGGAACAACCGCTGGCCCAAAGTGGGAAATAACAGCATCGAGCCTGCAAACAGCACCGTCACGCCGCCGATCAGAATGCCTTTGTGATCCAA
Proteins encoded:
- a CDS encoding efflux RND transporter permease subunit, producing the protein IPLSILAGVLGLYFSNATINIMTLGGFTLAIGRLVDDSTVVLENINRHLAAGQEPEVAAREGAEEVTYAVLASTISTIVVFLPVVFLFGVAKYLFSALALAVVFSMAASYVVSMSIIPLYCARYLTAADVQEGDEHRRGVLAAFDRAYERFAERFAMVLNRVLDHKGILIGGVTVLFAGSMLLFPTLGQRLFPRTDAGKFVIDIRTPVGTRLELTETAAKRINRIIHEVIPPSDLKTVVANLGVVPNVSAIYTTNSGEDTGEIMVALNEGHKLPTAYYEQKLRVRLAQEMPEVGTFFVSGSIIDAVLNFGAPAPIDVQLSAPMTEPFPAIFKFANQVRSRLLKLPQVEQSEIKEISEYPTLMVNVNRARAARLGVTERQVVTNLITAIDNNEMIKPSIWIDPISGDDYYLSVQYFEKDIESMEALRNIPVGRRVDPSSVYFSSFQPHAGGPSAGYGHEQSVLLRDVATLSEATYPSEADHFNIQRVVDVLVSPKSSDLGGTLQAVQEVVGGLKLPKNIKVYYRGSVEIMEQAFSSFKGGFILAIVVVYLVGVAQGRSWLDPFIFLFSVPMGLIGVVWMLWATNTTVNIESLMGVIVMIGIVISNAILLIDFANARRAQGMELRRAAVEAARIRMRPILMTALATVAGLLPVAMKLEAGSEASAPLARTVIGGLSVSTIMTLFLVPALWELFYSWKRNQA